One region of Solanum pennellii chromosome 6, SPENNV200 genomic DNA includes:
- the LOC107023162 gene encoding putative 1-phosphatidylinositol-3-phosphate 5-kinase FAB1D has product MRKLENENSMQIDVRNSGTLCKFCGKKQDTTTCLNSPTASLHSSNSSMSCYSDFSCDASSDRRVNIDECSTESSQEDSCSKVDEDDYDESGVSCSYELDQFWVPPEPECCDDDMEDSVANCDDDECGDGWGKPTSLISLGDEGSGSYKFKEEKRKALEEVMNGKLKALVYDLLKSFGVASSGGDDWIDIVTSLSWEAASFVKPDSAEGKAMDPNKYVKIKCIRSGSPNQSQFIKGMVFKKHAAHKHMPTKFENPRLLLIEGALGLSSELSSFESMRQEKDSVVKSITDILERYQPNVILVEKTVSRDIQESILKKGWTLVFDMKEHRLERVARCTVSPNFSSEILSGHKLRQCDSFHFQRFVEEHDTFDDGGKRPSKTLLFIEGCPTHLGCTILLMGANSDELKKIKCVVRCAVIMAYNLILETSFLLDQKAMFSTISLSQVVNSTATDDPPAVSGEQGDSLLFEPYNPVLSGLSSLSASLKKVMEDNFPLCPTSGQSMPSCFIDNRSNEDDQEQTDTVVNRSDTDQKVTTCDDEVASEKERLHTPIVSQGESLESQVSGNMGNGVKSMDTESILVLISSRNASKGTMCAHGHFSRIKFYQNFDIPLGSFLQQNLLSQKLPCKSCDGPPEAHIFYYAHYNKLLAIQVRSLPKDKGLPGEREGKIWMWSRCGRCKFQSGSSKSTKRVIVSTGSRGFSFGKFLELRFSNSSLFNRLPVCGHSLHRDFLYFFGLGHMVAVFKYSTVTTYSVALPPEKLEFSSSVNEEFLKKDFEDVNMKGIKMFRDVEKALKTIESRFVGTTLNLQGSIRKFSEIEKMLKEERTQFEIGIQNVIMDGNRDVVMYKLLMLNRIRLELLLESCVWDRRLHSLLSSDCTAANPKTIDKSIIAINHMEKQEGSNVNGHTKVYLERDDRALEDCPDLKIKLVEDSCGDDNSRAETTVGSRGDVLGADCDLIPNVESSAKFPIKETPVDTHDCGQDEPSNLSACNDDAEVTTAAKVNGNDFSLQDITVKSDLSDHCLFDNESNLQLNLPSSIQLETDKPIAISAGGTHDPIHSQRSRSLSSIFSNIENDEGWWTPFPEIWCQYMEDLQRGHLPKLGSITNHDVESTAYKLITDMSAKLHIPLGSDKYIVSDYEDEFSSIIACALALLKDLPIVCEDLGDDGRKDRGIDPKSYESSQGLMQMFSLASPHLSSTGSLDLTAYHSSNMSEVARSSSLDGVDLLDSSVSFTAVQAEVSMGLGKLTGKYKYSVLCLYASQFRQLRDRWCTSEVDFIASLSRCRRWDAKGGKSNSLFAKTVDDRFIIKEIKRAEFDSFLKFAPSYFAYMDQCHAKRNQTCLAKILGIYQVNVRPRGGKETRHDLMVMENLSFGRITTRQYDLKGALHARFSAAGNGAGDVLLDQNFVNDMNVSPLYVGTRSKRALQRAVWNDCTFLKSINVMDYSLLVGVDSQRHELVCGIIDYLRQYTWDKQLENWVKSSLVVPKNQLPTIVSPKEYYKRFRKFIDTHFLSVPDNWCSQNSSNPCQLLRTVSSITPQSESDDGDSDQPKCTGEGEHKDTYSDA; this is encoded by the exons ATGAGGAAACTAGAAAATGAGAATTCTATGCAAATAGATGTTAGAAATTCTGGTACGTTATGCAAGTTTTGTGGCAAAAAGCAAGATACAACAACTTGTTTGAACAGTCCGACTGCTTCATTGCATAGCAGTAACAGCTCTATGTCATGTTACA GTGACTTTTCATGTGATGCAAGCTCAGATCGGAG GGTTAATATTGATGAATGTAGCACCGAGAGCAGTCAAGAGGACTCCTGTAGCAAAGTTGACGAGGATGACTATGATGAATCTGGAGTCTCTTGTAGTTATGAACTGGATCAGTTCTGGGTGCCCCCAGAACCAGAATGTTGTGATGATGATATGGAAGACAGTGTGGCTAATTGTGATGATGATGAGTGCGGCGATGGCTGGGGCAAGCCAACTTCTTTAATCAGCCTCGGAGATGAAGGTTCTGGGAGCTACAAGTTTAAAGAGGAAAAGAGGAAGGCATTGGAAGAAGTGATGAATGGGAAACTTAAGGCCCTTGTTTATGACCTTCTTAAGTCTTTTGGTGTTGCCTCATCTGGGGGTGACGATTGGATTGATATAGTTACCTCCTTGTCTTGGGAGGCTGCTTCATTTGTTAAGCCTGATTCTGCTGAAGGAAAGGCCATGGATCCTAATAAATATGTGAAGATAAAATGTATACGATCTGGTTCTCCCAACCAAAG tcaatttatcAAAGGCATGGTCTTCAAAAAGCATGCTGCCCATAAACATATGCCAACTAAGTTTGAAAATCCTAGGCTGCTGCTGATTGAGGGTGCACTAGGTCTCTCAAGTGAGTTGTCATCATTTGAGTCAATGCGACAG GAGAAAGACAGTGTGGTGAAGTCTATCACTGACATTCTAGAGAGGTACCAGCCAAATGTGATATTGGTAGAGAAAACAGTTTCGCGTGACATACAAGAGTCTATTCTCAAGAAAGGATGGACACTGGTCTTTGATATGAAAGAACATCGCCTGGAGAGAGTTGCTCGTTGCACTGTTTCACCAAACTTTTCTTCTGAAATCTTGTCTGGCCATAAGCTTAGACAGTGTGATTCCTTTCATTTTCAAAGGTTTGTAGAGGAACATGACACTTTTGATGATGGTGGAAAAAGGCCTAGTAAAACACTGTTGTTCATTGAGGGCTGTCCTACTCATCTGGGATGTACG ATTTTGTTAATGGGAGCTAACAGTGATGAACTGAAAAAGATCAAATGTGTGGTACGATGTGCAGTGATCATGGCATATAATTTAATCCTCGAGACTTCTTTCCTTCTAGATCAAAAAGCAATGTTCTCGACTATTTCTCTTAGCCAGGTGGTGAATTCAACAGCTACTGATGACCCTCCAGCTGTTAGTGGTGAACAAGGTGATTCTCTGTTATTTGAGCCATATAATCCAGTTCTTTCTGGGTTGTCATCTCTCTCAGCCTCTCTGAAAAAGGTTATGGAGGACAACTTTCCTCTCTGCCCCACCTCTGGTCAATCCATGCCCTCATGTTTCATTGATAATCGATCCAATGAAGATGATCAGGAACAAACTGATACTGTGGTCAATCGAAGTGATACAGATCAGAAAGTCACTACCTGTGATGACGAGGTGGCATCCGAAAAAGAACGGTTGCATACTCCAATAGTGAGCCAGGGAGAATCTTTAGAATCACAGGTATCTGGTAATATGGGTAATGGCGTTAAATCTATGGATACTGAGAGTATATTGGTTCTGATATCAAGCCGGAATGCTTCAAAAGGGACTATGTGTGCCCATGGTCATTTTTCTCGCATTAAGTTCTACCAAAATTTTGATATTCCTCTTGGAAGCTTTTTGCAGCAAAATTTGCTAAGTCAG AAACTCCCATGCAAGAGCTGTGATGGACCCCCTGAAGCTCACATTTTCTATTATGCACATTACAATAAGTTACTTGCAATTCAAGTTCGTTCTCTTCCAAAAGACAAGGGGCTTCCAGGTGAAAGGGAAGGGAAGATTTGGATGTGGAGTCGTTGTGGTAGATGCAAGTTCCAGAGTGGCAGCTCAAAATCAACGAAAAGAGTTATAGTATCCACTGGTTCACGTGGTTtctcatttggaaaatttttgGAGCTCAGGTTCTCAAATTCCTCTTTGTTCAATAGGCTACCTGTCTGTGGCCATTCTTTGCACAGGGATTTCCTCTACTTCTTTGG GTTAGGGCATATGGTTGCGGTGTTTAAGTACTCAACGGTTACTACTTACTCCGTGGCTCTTCCTCCAGAAAAGCTGGAATTTAGCAGTTCTGTCAATGAAGAATTTCTTAAGAAGGATTTTGAAGAT GTGAACATGAAAGGGATTAAGATGTTTCGTGATGTAGAAAAAGCTTTGAAGACAATAGAGTCTCGATTTGTTGGAACTACTCTAAATCTTCAAGGATCAATTAGGAAATTTTCTGAAATTGAGAAAATGTTGAAGGAAGAGAGAACTCAATTTGAG ATTGGTATTCAAAATGTCATTATGGATGGCAATCGGGATGTCGTCATGTATAAACTTCTAATGTTGAATAGAATACGGTTGGAGCTTTTGCTGGAGTCCTGTGTGTGGGATCGCCGTCTTCATTCATTACTATCATCTGATTGTACCGCTGCCAATCCAAAAACTATTGACAAGAGTATCATTGCTATTAACCACATGGAAAAACAAGAGGGAAGCAATGTTAATGGACACACTAAAGTTTATCTGGAAAGAGATGACAGAGCATTGGAAGATTGTCCGGATCTGAAAATCAAGCTagttgaagactcttgtggagATGATAACAGTAGGGCAGAAACTACTGTAGGCAGTCGTGGTGATGTTTTGGGTGCTGACTGTGATCTGATACCGAATGTTGAATCATCTGCTAAATTTCCCATTAAAGAAACTCCCGTTGATACACATGATTGTGGACAAGATGAACCATCAAATTTATCTGCTTGCAATGATGATGCCGAGGTGACAACTGCAGCCAAAGTAAATGGAAACGACTTTTCCCTTCAGGATATTACAGTGAAATCTGATCTCTCTGATCACTGCCTCTTTGATAATGAAAGTAACTTACAGCTCAATCTTCCTTCATCCATTCAATTGGAGACAGATAAACCAATTGCCATTAGTGCTGGAGGTACGCATGATCCTATTCATTCTCAAAGGAGTAGATCCCTCTCCTCAATATTTTCCAACATAGAGAATGATGAGGGGTGGTGGACTCCATTCCCTGAAATTTGGTGTCAATACATGGAGGATCTCCAGAGAGGTCACTTACCGAAATTAGGATCTATCACAAACCATGATGTAGAATCTACTGCTTATAAACTTATTACTGACATGAGTGCGAAGCTTCACATTCCCCTTGGAAGTGATAAATACATTGTTTCTGATTATGAAGATGAATTTTCCAGCATAATTGCCTGTGCTTTGGCCTTGCTGAAGGATTTGCCTATTGTATGTGAAGATCTTGGGGATGATGGCAGAAAAGACAGAGGAATTGATCCTAAGTCATATGAGAGTTCACAAGGCTTAATGCAGATGTTCTCTCTAGCTTCTCCACATTTGTCTTCAACTGGTTCATTGGATTTAACAGCGTATCACTCTTCGAACATGTCGGAGGTAGCACGCTCATCAAGTTTAGATGGGGTAGATTTGCTAGATTCATCGGTTTCTTTCACGGCTGTTCAGGCGGAAGTCTCCATGGGTTTGGGTAAATTGACTGGGAAGTATAAATACTCAGTCCTCTGTCTCTATGCCAGCCAATTTCGTCAATTGCGAGATCGATGGTGCACTTCAGAAGTTGATTTTATTGCTTCCTTGAGTAGGTGTAGGAGATGGGATGCAAAAGGTGGCAAAAGTAATTCTTTGTTTGCCAAAACAGTTGATGATCGGTTTATCATCAAGGAAATTAAGAGAGCGGAATTTGACTCGTTCTTGAAGTTTGCTCCTAGTTATTTTGCATACATGGATCAGTGCCATGCTAAGAGGAATCAAACGTGCCTTGCAAAAATTCTTGGCATTTATCAG GTCAATGTAAGGCCAAGAGGTGGAAAAGAGACTAGGCACGATCTCATGGTGATGGAGAACCTTTCATTTGGTAGAATTACTACTCGGCAGTATGATCTGAAAGGAGCTTTGCATGCTCGATTTAGTGCAGCTGGCAATGGTGCAGGAGACGTTCTTTTAGACCAAAACTTTGTGAATGACATGAATGTTTCTCCTTTATATGTCGGGACAAGATCAAAAAGGGCTTTGCAACGGGCTGTATGGAATGACTGTACTTTCCTCAAG TCAATCAATGTGATGGACTATTCTCTACTTGTGGGAGTGGATAGCCAACGCCATGAACTTGTTTGTGGCATCATTGACTATCTCAGACAATATACATGGGACAAACAACTCGAGAATTGGGTCAAATCTTCACTTGTGGTTCCAAAGAATCAGCTTCCCACTATCGTGTCTCCGAAAGAGTATTATAAGAGATTTAGGAAGTTCATTGACACACATTTCTTAAGTGTTCCAGATAATTGGTGCTCCCAAAATTCTTCAAATCCTTGTCAACTTCTTCGCACGGTAAGCAGTATAACCCCACAGTCAGAGTCTGACGATGGTGATTCTGATCAACCAAAGTGCACTGGTGAAGGGGAACATAAAGATACGTACTCTGATGCTTAA
- the LOC107021533 gene encoding GDSL esterase/lipase At1g29670-like isoform X2, which produces MSLKTKSAPFFLLMILTFVFLSPICNGENCKFARKNDECNKVQGMFVFGSSLVDNGNNNFLVKSLAKANYLPYGVDFPLLEPTGRFTNGKNVIDLLGNHLKIPNYIPSFNDPSTKGSKIIHGVNFASGGSGILDDTGVVAGEVISLNQQIRNFENVTLPELEEQTKCKSKESLKNYLFVVGSGGNDYSLNYFLGLATKNITIQDFTANLTITLSHQLKRLYDMGARKFVVMALYPNGCSPMARARNPNATGCIQILNDAAQLFNTNLRTLVDSTTLQMPDSTIVIVNAYKIIMDILQNPTPYVIPRIHVVMLQE; this is translated from the exons atgtctctAAAGACAAAAAGTGctccattttttcttcttatgatACTAacctttgtttttctttcaccAATATGTAATGGTGAAAATTGCAAATTTGCAAGAAAAAATGATGAGTGCAACAAAGTGCAAGGAATGTTTGTCTTTGGAAGTTCATTAGTTGATAATGGGAACAACAATTTTCTTGTGAAGTCATTGGCTAAGGCAAATTACTTACCATATGGAGTAGATTTTCCTTTATTAGAACCTACTGGAAGATTCACTAATGGCAAAAATGTAATTGACCTTCTTGGTAACCATCTAAAAATTCCAAATTATATTCCATCTTTCAATGATCCTTCAACTAAAGGAAGCAAAATTATTCATGGTGTCAATTTTGCTTCTGGTGGTTCTGGTATTCTTGATGACACTGGTGTTGTGGCT GGTGAAGTGATTAGTTTGAATCAACAAATCAGAAATTTTGAGAATGTGACATTGCCAGAGTTGGAGGAGCAGACAAAGTGTAAAAGCAAAGAATCATTGAAGAATTACTTGTTTGTTGTGGGAAGTGGTGGAAATGACTACTCACTCAACTACTTCTTGGGCTTAGCTaccaaaaatattactattcAAGATTTTACTGCTAATTTGACCATTACACTTTCTCACCAACTCAAG AGGTTGTATGATATGGGAGCTAGAAAATTTGTGGTGATGGCATTATATCCCAATGGGTGCAGCCCAATGGCCAGAGCTAGAAATCCAAATGCCACTGGCTGTATACAAATTTTGAATGATGCTGCACAACTCTTCAACACTAACTTGAGGACTTTGGTTGATTCCACAACTCTTCAAATGCCTGATTCCACAATAGTCATTGTTAATGCCTACAAAATCATTATGGATATCTTACAGAATCCTACTCCTTATG tGATACCAAGAATCCATGTTGTGATGTTGCAAGAATAG
- the LOC107021533 gene encoding GDSL esterase/lipase At1g29670-like isoform X1 — MSLKTKSAPFFLLMILTFVFLSPICNGENCKFARKNDECNKVQGMFVFGSSLVDNGNNNFLVKSLAKANYLPYGVDFPLLEPTGRFTNGKNVIDLLGNHLKIPNYIPSFNDPSTKGSKIIHGVNFASGGSGILDDTGVVAGEVISLNQQIRNFENVTLPELEEQTKCKSKESLKNYLFVVGSGGNDYSLNYFLGLATKNITIQDFTANLTITLSHQLKRLYDMGARKFVVMALYPNGCSPMARARNPNATGCIQILNDAAQLFNTNLRTLVDSTTLQMPDSTIVIVNAYKIIMDILQNPTPYGFSDTKNPCCDVARIEEGGTGTLCKKGGSVCSDRNVNVYFDGLHPTEAVNIVLANKAFASNLIDEVYPTNVRLLSIV, encoded by the exons atgtctctAAAGACAAAAAGTGctccattttttcttcttatgatACTAacctttgtttttctttcaccAATATGTAATGGTGAAAATTGCAAATTTGCAAGAAAAAATGATGAGTGCAACAAAGTGCAAGGAATGTTTGTCTTTGGAAGTTCATTAGTTGATAATGGGAACAACAATTTTCTTGTGAAGTCATTGGCTAAGGCAAATTACTTACCATATGGAGTAGATTTTCCTTTATTAGAACCTACTGGAAGATTCACTAATGGCAAAAATGTAATTGACCTTCTTGGTAACCATCTAAAAATTCCAAATTATATTCCATCTTTCAATGATCCTTCAACTAAAGGAAGCAAAATTATTCATGGTGTCAATTTTGCTTCTGGTGGTTCTGGTATTCTTGATGACACTGGTGTTGTGGCT GGTGAAGTGATTAGTTTGAATCAACAAATCAGAAATTTTGAGAATGTGACATTGCCAGAGTTGGAGGAGCAGACAAAGTGTAAAAGCAAAGAATCATTGAAGAATTACTTGTTTGTTGTGGGAAGTGGTGGAAATGACTACTCACTCAACTACTTCTTGGGCTTAGCTaccaaaaatattactattcAAGATTTTACTGCTAATTTGACCATTACACTTTCTCACCAACTCAAG AGGTTGTATGATATGGGAGCTAGAAAATTTGTGGTGATGGCATTATATCCCAATGGGTGCAGCCCAATGGCCAGAGCTAGAAATCCAAATGCCACTGGCTGTATACAAATTTTGAATGATGCTGCACAACTCTTCAACACTAACTTGAGGACTTTGGTTGATTCCACAACTCTTCAAATGCCTGATTCCACAATAGTCATTGTTAATGCCTACAAAATCATTATGGATATCTTACAGAATCCTACTCCTTATG gttttagtGATACCAAGAATCCATGTTGTGATGTTGCAAGAATAGAAGAAGGTGGAACAGGAACTTTATGCAAAAAAGGAGGGAGTGTTTGTTCAGATAGGAATGTGAATGTGTATTTTGATGGGTTGCATCCAACAGAAGCAGTGAACATTGTGCTTGCTAATAAGGCTTTTGCTTCCAATCTCATAGATGAAGTCTACCCTACAAATGTTCGTCTCTTATCAATAGTTTAA